The Acidobacteriota bacterium genome includes the window CGGTCGAGCCATGGAGGAACCATCCCTCGGTGAAGCCGAAAAGTCCAACCGTTACCCGAAGTGATTGCTTTTCTCCCTCGGAATGGAAACTTTCGTGACATCTCTCCACGAGGAGTAGAATGCGTTTTGAGCCCGAAAATGTGCGATGAATCGAAAGACGAAGGTGTGACCCTCATTACCCTCATTACCCGAAAATGTGCGATGAATCGAAAGACGAAGGTGTGACCCTCATTACCCGTTTGAGCCCGAAAATGTGCGATGAATCGAAAGACGAAGGTGTGACCCTCATTACCTTACGAAGGTGTGACCCTCATTACCTTACGCTCATTACCCGAAAATGTGCGATGAATCGAAAGACGAAGGTGTGACCCTCATTACTCGAAGGTGTGACCCTCATTACTGAGCGCGGTCAGCGCACGGTGCGGCGGACGGGATCGGACCATCCGCCGCAGAGTTTGGGATCAGAGGGTGAGCGAGAGTCGTACGTAACCGATGCGACCCGGAAGATCGTGGACGACCGGGCTCATCCCGATGACGCCACACGAGTCGCAGGTCGCCGGATCCTCGTCGAGCACGTTGTTCACGCCGACCGTCAGATGCAGATCGTTTCCGTCCACCGGCATCGAGTACCGGAGCCGGATGTCGGTGAAGAGGGTCGAGCTCAGCTCATTGCCCGAGGCCTGGATCATCGAGTCGACCCAGCGGAACGTGAGGCCGGCATTCCACGGATCGAGGGTCCACTCGACCGCAGAAGTCATTCGGAGATCGGGCCACGCACGCTGGAAGGTCTCATCCGTGATCGTGCCTGCACGTTCGTTGCGCGCGAACGTGCCGTCGGGCCGGGCAGTGAACTCAACGTAGTCGGCGAGGTAGGTCGCCATCAGCATTGCATTGAATACGCCGAAGCTAGTTCGCTGGCTGCTGTAATTGAGACCCAGATCGACCCCTGACGCTTCGATCGCGCCGATGTTCTGGAGCTGGTTGTCGACCAGATTGATCACACCGGAGCTGGTGCGCTCGACCGCGTTGCAGAAGAACGGATCGAGCGTGTTCACGCAGGCGATGATCACGTCGCCAGGATCCCGGCCCTGAACGGCATCATCGATGGTCAGATCGTAATAATCCAACGACGCCGTCAGCGCGCCCCGGCGCTGCCAGGTCGGACTGTAGACGAGCCCGAATGAATAGTTGTCGGAGGTCTCGGCGATCAGGTTCTCGTTTCCGGCCGAGATTGCCGAGAGCTGCGGATTGCGCTGAACGAGGTCCGGTGGCAGACCGAGCGCCGCGCAGTTGTCGATGATCTGCTGGGGTTGCGCCTCGTCGCGACCCCCGTTCGCTGCGCCGATGGCTCCGAAGACGTCCACGCATGGGTCGAGGAACGTGAAGTCCTCACGAGCGGCGCCTCCGAAGAGCTCGCCGATGCCGGGGGCTCGGATTCCGGTGGACACCGAGCCGCGGAAGGATAGCTCGCGCACCGGTCGCCAGAGACCGCTGACCTTATAGGTGCTTTCTCCGCCGAAGGTGCTGTAGTCCGAGTAGCGAGCCGCGAGATTGAACTCGAGATGATCGACCGCCGCTGCCTCGGTCTCGATCGGCACACTGATTTCGCCGTAGAACTCCGCCACGTCGAAGCCGCCTGCAGTGGGAGCGGACGGAATGCCTGCGGTCTCGCCACGGGCCGCGATCGGATCGGGCTGGAAGGAGCCCTCGTGATCGCGGTACTCCACACCAGCCGCGAACCCAACCATACCGGTTGGGAGCGTGACCAGCTCGCCTGCGAGATTTGCCGTGACGTCGAACAGGGTCTGCTCGCTGAAGTCGCGTTGGGTGTAACCGACGAAGTCGAGCATCTCCTGAGTGATCGAGCCTCGGCCGTCAGGGCCCTGGCCACCGAAAAGATTGAACGGGACGCAGTTCGGAGTCGCCGCACACACGGCTGGGTCACCGAGAGCCACCGCGAGCTTCGCCGCATTGTGCGAATTGAACTTCTGCTGGAATCCACGATTGTCGCCGTAGGACGCGGTCACGTCCCAGAGGAAATCGCGAGCGGCGGCGGAAAAGATCCCGTCGAACGTGAGGCTGCTGAACCAGGTGTTGACGTCCTGCTCGAAGATACGAGGTCCAGACTCCAGTGGCCGTCGGCCAAAGAACTCGAGCGTTCCATCCGCGACGGAGAGGTCCACACCGAACGGGTTGTAGATCTGGTCCGCGTCGATGACGATGTTCTCGAGAATGCGATTACCGCAGCCATTGCCGAAGCAGAGCGGCTCCGGTGCCGCCTTCGTGCGCGACTTGCGGTTGGTGTAAGTCGTCTTCATCATTGCGCGCACGGTGTCGCTGATCTCGTGGCGAGCGCTTGCGTAGATGTTGAAGCGTTCGTTGGGGGTCTGGAGGAAGTTGAATCCAGGGCCGTTGAAATTGAACCGATCTGCAGTCGAGAACTGGTGAAAGTCGCCTCCGTTGGGATCATTCGGATCGAATACAGGCACGCTCGTGCTTCCATCGTTCAGGACGCCGGTGTTGAGAGTCATATCCAGGAATCCAAAGGCTGGACCGAGGATGAAACGACCTTGCGGCGTGAACGACGAACAGCCGCCGGCGAGACAACTGGTCGCGAAGGGGGTTGGGAAGGCCGACTGTGCGCGATCCCACGTCTCGACGCCGAGCTCCTGGACATAGCTCCCGCTGACGAGGAAACGGGTTCGGTCGGCTCCACCGCCCCAAAGCAGGGAGACCTCGGAGGCCTCGCCATCGCCTTCAGAGATGAACCCGCCGGTCTGCAGGTCGACACGGAATCCGTCGAAACTCTCGGCGGTGATGATGTTGACGACGCCGCCGATGGCGTCCGAACCATAGATGGCGGAAGCGCCATCCTGGAGGATCTCGATCTTCTGAATGACGTTAGCGGGAATCGTGTTGAGATCGACCGCATTCGGAACACCGGAAGCAGATGCGCCCGCGATCCAGCGCTTACCGTCGACCAGAACGAGCGTTCGTTTCGCTCCGACGTTTCTCAGCGACAGCTCGATGGCACCCGCACCGATTCCGGTCCCGTCCTGAGGGAACCCGGAGTTGCCGGGAACGTTGAAACGCGTGTTGATCGCCGAGCCGGTTACCGGGAGCTGCTGAAGCGTTGCTCCCAGGTTCGTCAGACCGGATCGCTGGATGTCATCGACGGAAATTTCCGTGATCGGCGCCGGCTCATCGAGCGGATCGCGCGCAATTCTCGATCCGGTGACGACGATGACTTCCGTGACAATCTGGTCGTCTTCCTCAGGCGGTTCCTCCTCGTTTCGTTCCTCTTCCTGCTCTTGCGGTTGCGCGGCGCTGGTTTGCTGAGCCTCGAGCCCCTGTGGCATGAAAGCGAGACTGAGGACGCAGAGGACGAGCAGCACATCACGCAACCATTCGGTGGTAGATCGCATCATTGCTCCTTTCGATTTGGACCCTTGTTTCCAGCCCGTTTTCACTGAACGGCCTGAATTTTATACAAACAGATGTGGGGCGACCGGGGCCGTTTGACGACCGATCGTTTTGCGCACGTTCCTCGTTCGAGGTTCATCCTCAACTGACATTTTGAGGAGCAGATCGTAGCACACCTGAGGAGGGCGCGAGAGCGTTACATCGATCGTTCGGAAGTGGAGCTCGGAATCGATCGAAGGCCCCCGAAAATGAGCGGCGTGAGCAAGGAGCGATTCCCGGAGAGACGATGATCAGGTTTTCGCGTGCTGGTACTCGACCCCGCAGAACCGCATGATCGTCAGCGCCAGCACTCTCGTGGCGGTCTCGAGCTCGGCGATCGGAACCCACTCGTCCGGAGCGTGCGCCAATGGATGACCCAACTTCCTTTAACCTAACTTTTCCGAGCCTAACTCTACTCGTGCCTGGAATTACCGGTCTGACTACAATGTCCGCGTGCAAATCGGGCGGGGGACGCGGCTCGGACCTTACGAAATCGTCTCGCGGATCGGCGCTGGAGGAATGGGTGAGGTCTGGAAGGCGCTCGACAGTCAATCATCCAGACATGATGCCTCAGAGCGCGAGAGTCATCTTCGCTCCGATTCGGCTTGATTTAGTCGGGTTCAAACTGCCAATCAATACTTTTCAGACCGTCTAAAAAGCGCGTCCTCATCGCCGGTCCGGCTGGACTTCTTTACGCCAACTTTACTCGTGGCGGCGAAACCTCACGAATGGACCGTTAGCAGTTTCGACCGAGCCCGCCGTCACGGTAGATGTCTCCGTCGATGGAGCCAAAGAAAAGCCCCGCTTCGTCGACCGGTGCGTGGTCACGAAGCGGGGCGGGCTTTGAACGTTCGAAGCGGAACCGGGCTAGTGTCCGGTGTTCTCCTGAAGCGCCCGGTCGATGAAGGCTCCCGCCGGCTGTCCGGGCTCGTAGATGGCGAAACCACGGTCGACGCCGCTCAGCTCGTCACCCAACTTGTCGTCGAGCCGCGTTTCGAAACCATGGACGCCGTTGCGGTCGGCGCCTGTGAGCAGCGCCACGAACTCACCATCCCGATTGTGGCAGAGAATGTCCTCCTGACGACAGAGCTCTGCAAGAGAGCGGCTGAGCGAACCGTCCGCCTCTTCGGCACGAATCCAGTAGAGCGCGAAGGTCATCCCGAACTTCGATACGATGTCGACGTTTCTCTCGAGCCGCTCGCGAAAGCCGTCGCTCCAGGAGAGCTTGCCATTGCCGTTCTCGAATACGTTCGCGTTGTCCGCCGAGGGCTCTGCGGTGGTGTGCAAGGTATCGAGGTCCACCAGATCGTCGGCGGGACCGAGCAGCCGGCGTCCGCTGCGTCGCACGAGCGCTTCGACTCGGGCTTTCAGCTCAGAGCCGGAGAAGGGTTCGGTAATGAAATCATCGGCGCCGGCCCGGAGATAGAGGACCGAGTCGACTGCACGATTGCGCGCCGGCGAGAGAAAGGCGATGGCCGACTGGGACGTGCGCGCGAGCTCCGCGATCGCCTGAAGAGCCGAGGTAGCGCGAGAGGGAGTGATCAGCGCCAGCCCGGGCTTCTCGTTCCTGACCCGTTCGATTCCCTCCTCGAGGTCGGTCTCAGAGTCGACTGTGTACGTCTCGCCGAGTGCTTCGCGCACCTTCGCGATCGTGTCGGGCGAGGCACCCAGCAGTATGACACTGCGGTTGACGTCTCTGTCGCTCCAGAGCTCGTTGACGTCGTCGACCTTCTCGCCTTCGCCACGATAGTTGATCAGCCCGCGTCCGTCGGCTATGCGGTAGTGAGCAGCGAGATGATCGACCGATGCAAAACGCATCTTCGAGAGTCGCATGATCCGCCCGCCCGTCTCCTGGTCGGCCGAGAGTGTCACGACGCCGAAGGCATTCTGCTCGATCATTCTGATCAGCGGTTTCGTTTCAGGATTCATCTCGTCGCCTGCGATCAGGATCGTGGTGACGGGAAGCTCTTCGAGTGCGTTGATCAGGGATTGAGTCACGGACAGAGCAAAGTGTGTCGAATACATCATGCTGACGAGGCCGAACACGGGGTCGATCACGAGTCTCCTGGCCCCGACTTCCCGGATGTAATCGGTCAGTTCCTCGGTGATCGCCATGACATCTGCGGGGCTCTCGACCAGCTCGAAGTACCGGCCGCTGGGATTGAGAATCATCAACTGCCCGCGCTTGACCGCGTCGCGCATCCGAAATCCGATCGAGTCTGCCTGATCGAGAACCGATTCCGGATTCTGGTCGGTAATCAGAACACCGGGCTCGTCGAGCTGCAATCCGCGAGCGAGGAACTGGAGACCAGCGATGGTCTTTCCTATCCCGAGACCGCCTTTGATGAGGTAAATCTTGTTTGGGAAAAGTCCTCCCGCACCTGAATCGATCAGGTCGATTCCGCTGATGATTCTCTGAGGCGGATTGGCGGGGGGGGTGGATTCGGTCGGATTCGCGGTAACTGTCATGGTGAGGGTCCTCCTTCAACAAACAAGATTTGTATTCGTCATGACCCGTTGGACATTCGACGGGCCGTCAACTCGACGTTTGGAGATGATTGGTCGAAGACGTTCCGGGCGACGGCGCGGATCTCGCGGAAGTCGCCACTCTTCGGTCTGACTGCCTCCCCGGCACCGGCGATCGACCTGACTTCGAAAACCTCCGTGACCGGCTCGAGACTGACGCTTTTGATCGATTCCGGGGACACGAATCCGAAAGTCCGGTAAAGGTTCACCAGCTGCTTGATCGACAGGTTGGTGTCGGTGTGAGTGCTGAGAGTACGAGCGAGCTTCATCATCTGTACGGGATCGTTCGAGACCTGTTCCCGAACCTTCTCTTTCACGGCCTGGATGACTTTCTGCTGCCGCTGCTCGCGGGAGAAGTTCGTCCCGAGCTCGCTGCGGATGTAGCGGTACCGGGCGAACCTGAGCGCGCGTTCCCCGTCCATTGTCTGGAGCCCCGGTTCGAAGCGGTCATCGAACAGGTAGTCGTAGAAGCCCTGTTCGACGTCGATCTCGACGCCCCCGAGTGAATCGATGATCTTTTCGAAGCCTCCGAAGTCGACTCGGACATACGCGTGAAGAGGGAGACCCGTCACCTCCTCGACCGTAGCCATGGCGAGTGCGGGTCCCCCGCCTGGATACCCGGACTGCTGTCCAATCTGATGAGCCCTGTTGATGCGGTGCGTACCGTACCGGTCTATCCTCACGTACAGATCGCGTGGGATCGAGATGATCGCTGCTTCCTTTGTGGAGGGCCTCAGACTAGCAACGAGAATCGTGTCGGCCAGATCCTTCCCCCCGCCGGGATGTTCCTCACCACCGACTCCCAGGAGGAGTATGTTCACGCGATCGTTTTCGAGACCCTCGGCGAGGCTGTCAGGGATGGCGTTCCACCCCGGAGCGACGCTCGTATAGAGAGCGAATCCGCCGAGAAGAAACATGAAGCCGAAGACCGCGAAGAGGAGCCATTCGAGCGCGCGGAGACGTCGCGGCTCCTCCGCCTCGGGAGGCGGAGGATCGAGGCGCTGGGCCGCGTCCGGATCGAGTCTGCTGAAGTGGTCCTTGTCCAAGGTCTTTCGCCTTTTTGTTGCTGCCTTTGGTATCTGAATCGTGATCTTCCAAAAGCACGTGTTGGCACTGCAATTTTGGTGACAGGGGTCACAAGTATGTCGAGAAAGTCAGTGACCTGGATCACAAAATGTGGCTCGAATTTTGGAAGACACCCACCAATAGCGCAAAGGCGCCCCACCAATAGCGACATGAAGACGAGCTCTTCCACCCTAAAAAGATCGAAAAAAAGATCGAAGTCCAGGAGGCGGATATGAAGTTCAGGCGCTTCTCCGGTTATCTCGTCGTCGTCCTGCTCGTGCTCGGCGGCGACCTCCATGCCCAGGGATGGGAGGAAATCAAACCTGGGATCTCGTATCGCGAATACACGCAACCAGGTCGCGCGATCTACGTAACGCGCATCGATCTGACCACTCCCACCATCGATCTGATCGCTTCCGCGGAGATTGATCGCGGCCTGACGGTCGACGAGTTCGCTGAGAGATACGACACGGTCGTCGCGATCAATGGCGACTACTTCAACCAGCAGCTTCAGCCGATCGGACCGGCTCTCAGCTCATGTGGAGCGTGGGGGAACGCGAAGGCTGGCCGGACCGAGATCGTGGTCGCGATCGGATCGGAGAGGGCAGAAATCTACCGACCCTCCTCGCGCGAGGCGCCTCTTCCATCATGGGTCGAAGATGCTGTGGCCGGCTGGCCGATGCTCGTCGATGGATGCAAGTCACTTTCGACCAGCCTTCCCGGCAGCGCTTCGTTCACCATGGCGCCTCATCCGCGGACGGCGGTAGGCCTCAGCGGTGATCAGAAGCTGATTTACTTCGTAGTGGCGGACGGACGGCGTGAAGACGCGCCGGGAATGACCCTTCCGCAACTCGCCGACTTCATGCATGAGGAGCTGGGAGTGTGCACCGCCGTGAACCTCGATGGTGGAGGCTCGTCACAGATGGTCGTGGGCGACGACACGGTCAACGTACCCAGCGACGGCGTTCCGCGGCGAGTCGCCAATCACCTCGCCGTCGTCCCGGCCAATCTGGATCTCGAGTGCGAGGTGAGGCAAGAGCTCGTGGCCGCCGCCTCGGCTGCACTCCGGGGGACGTGGGAACGCGTCGCGGCGCTCGAAAAGAAGCTGAAAGCGGGGAACGCTACAGTCGACGAGCGGATCGAGCTCGCACGCATGTACCTCGATCGTTCTCGATTCTGGGAAGCGAAACAGGTCGCCGACGAGATCCTGTCAAACAGGGATCATGACCTTGCTGCAAGGATCAGCGCCGAAGCTCAGGTGGAGCTGTCGCGGCTCAGCAGCGACAAAGGGGAAAGCCCGAGCGACAGCAAGGAGGCCGAGGCCGCAACCGCTGTCGAGCCGATCGAGCTCGCACGCAGCTACATCGAACGAGAGCGGTTCTGGGAAGCTCGGGAGATTGCCGACGAGATTCTTTCAGCGGGTCCGAATCCGGAAGCCGAAGAGGTACGAGCCGCGGCCGAGGCTGGGCTGAAGCGGCTCAGCGAAGGGAAGATTGCTGAAGCGAGGCGCGCTGCGTCGGCTCCCGGTGCCACGCTCGAGGATCGGATCGCTCTGGCAGACCTTCTGTTCAGCGACGGTCAGTACGGCGAGGCAATCGCTATTTACAGCGATGTACCGCGGCAACGGCGGGATCGAGAGCTGAGGCTGCGTCATGCTCGTGCGCTGGCGTGGTCGGGACGTCTCGATCCGGCGGAAGTCATCTATCACGAGCTCCTCGCCGAACAGCCGACGCCGGAGCTGACTCTCGAGTACGCCCGGCTGCTGTCGTGGATGGGTGCGACTCGGGCAGCCATCGGTCATCTGCGTCCTCTTTACGAGGAAGCTCCGCGGGACGAGGTCGCTGTGGCACTGGCGAACGCGCTCGCCTGGCAGGGAAAACGCTCGGAAGCGGTCGCACTGCTCGAGCGTCACACGACCCAAAGTCCGTCGGTGGAGACACAGGCGTTGCTGGCGGAGCTTCGAGCAAGCCCCGAGCTGCGTCTGGAGCGGATCGAAGAGGCGATCGCCGATGAACCATTCAACCTGAGCCTCAGGATTGCCCGAGCGCGTCTTCTGATCGAAGCGGAGCGCTACTCCGCCGCTCTGGAGGATCTCGAGTTCGTGGATCGGCACAGCAGGGAACGACACGACGAGGTCGAGGAGCTGATGACTCTCGCAAGTGAATCGAGACGTCGCGAGCTCGAATCGCTCGAGACCGAGGTCGTTGCCGTCGACCCCAGAACGGTCGAGGATCCCGACCGGTTGCGGGAGCTCGCAAGAAAGGCGGCCGGACTTTCCCGGTACGACGAGGCGATCGAGCTTTACGAGGCGTATCTGGAGCGCCGTCCTGACGACACCGAGGTGAGAATCGATTACGCGAAAGTACTCGGCTGGGATCGACGCTACGATCAGGCGATCCGGGAGTACGAAGCGATTCTCGCGAAAAACCCCGAGAGGCTCGATCTGCGTCTCGAGTATGCGCGGCTTCTCTCGTGGGACGAGCGGTACTACCGGGCCGTCCGGGAACTGGATCAGCTCACCGACATTTCGGATCACCCGCGGCCGTACCTTTACACGGAGGTGCCGGCGGAGGCCCGTTTTTCACTCGGGCAGATCTACCGGTGGTTCGGATGGCATGAGCATGCGATGGAACAGCAGCAGTTCGCTCTCGGCCTGGACGGGGGATTCGAGCCGGCAGCGACCGAGCTCGAAATGGTGCAGCGCCTGCGTCCCGCGAGCGTTTACGATGGCCGCTACACCCGTGCGGAGACGGCAAGCGACTTCGTTCTCGACCGCCTGGACTTCATCACCCAGCAGTGGCTGTCGCGAAAGACTGCGGTAGAGGGTCTGGTTGGATGGCATCAGTTCCGGCAGGCGGGCCTGGAAGCCGAGGCTCTCAGCATCGGGGTGGGTGTCCGCCACCGTCTGCAGGACCAGCTCTCGGCGCGAGCCCGTATCGGGATCAACCGCTACGACGACGACACGCGATGGTTCGGATCAGTCGCGGGAGAATGGCTTCCGTCACTGACGAGCCGGTTCGTCGCCGAGCTTTCTCATTACGATCTGATCTACGACGTGTTCACCCTGCGCTCGCTGGGGGATGACCCGCTCTCGATCACGGATCTCTCGCTGCACTACGACCACGATACGGGGGGACGTCTGGCTTACATCGCGGACGCCTCGTTCGGCAACATCTCGGATGACAATAAGCGACTGGCGCTCCATGGGCTGGTGAGCTTCGAGCTCCGCAACGATCCCTTCGTAGCGGTCAAGGCCGACTACCGGCACCTTCAGTACGACTTCCGAACCAACCGCTACTGGTCTCCATCCGACTACCACTCGCTCGCCGGTGTCGTGCATGTCGGCGATAACGTCAGAGAGAAGTTTTTCTGGGACGCGGAGCTGAAATACGGCCGCTCCTGGCAGGAGGGTGATTCCCACGATCTTCAGTCGATAAGTCTTCGAGGCACCGTCCCGATCACCGAAGGGATCGACCTGGTGGCAGCCTACACATACGGACGAAGCGGCCGGATCGACGAGCCATTCGCCAGCCCCGACCTGGTGACGTACTGGCAGCGACGCTGGTACATCGGCTTCCGGCTACGGAACCTGTTCCGTGGTGACGACCGCGACGCGGGTCGCAGATATTACTTCGACGAGGGGACGCTCGAACAGGATCCGGCGCTGCCCCAGTTCGGAGAGGAGGGCTGATCGATGCGCAGACGACGACACATGAGGACGAAGCTTCAGGTCACGCTGGTCGTGGTCCTGGCACTTCTCGCGATCGTACTGACGGTCCTCCTGTTTCTTTATCCGGCCCGGCTCGGACCGATCTTCATCACCACTTTGGTCGTGACTCTGGTCGCGTTTCTTCTGGTGCTGATGCTCCGTCACTTCCTGCTCATATGGTTCAGTTTCCGGGAGCAGCGCGAGCTTGCAGAAACCGAGAACGCCGAGCGTTATCCATTCGTGTCGATTATCGTGCCCGCCTACAACGAGGCTGAAGTGATCCAGAGATCGATCGGATCGCTGCTGGAGCTTCGTTACCCGCACTACGAGATCATCGCTGTCGATGACGGCTCTTCGGACGACACCTACGCTCGAATGAGAGAGTTCGAGGGCAATCACTACGGGGTCCGAGTCTCGGTCTTCCGCAAGGAGAACAGCGGGAAGGCGGATACGCTGAACTACGGGATCCGCCGGTCGCGCGCACCGGTCGTGGTTTGCATGGATGCCGATTCTCGACTCGGTCGAAACTCGTTGCGCTATGCCGTGGAACACTTTGCCGACGAGAACATCGGGGCGGTTGCAGGAAACGTGAAAGTAGCGAATCGGAACAACATCTGGACGCGCCTGCAGGCGCTCGAATACATCGAGGGTCTCAATATCGTTCGCAAGGCGCAGGCGTTCGTTCGAACGGTCAACGTCGTGCCGGGCCCGATCGGAATCTTCCGCCGGCGAGCGGTCGAGGCAGTGGGAGGTTACGACAACGATACGTTCGCGGAGGACTTCGACCTGACGGTCAAACTGCTGGCCGCCGGGTGGAAGGTGGATTACGAGCCCGCCGCGGTTGCGTACACCGAAGCCCCCGAGACGCTGATCGACATCATCCAGCAGCGCTACCGGTGGACTCGCGGAATCCTTCAGGCGCTGGCAAAACAGAAAAGACCCATGTTTCGAGGGAGCGGCAACTTTCTCACGACATTCTCTCTCTGGTATATGGCATTCGAGGG containing:
- a CDS encoding TonB-dependent receptor — translated: MRSTTEWLRDVLLVLCVLSLAFMPQGLEAQQTSAAQPQEQEEERNEEEPPEEDDQIVTEVIVVTGSRIARDPLDEPAPITEISVDDIQRSGLTNLGATLQQLPVTGSAINTRFNVPGNSGFPQDGTGIGAGAIELSLRNVGAKRTLVLVDGKRWIAGASASGVPNAVDLNTIPANVIQKIEILQDGASAIYGSDAIGGVVNIITAESFDGFRVDLQTGGFISEGDGEASEVSLLWGGGADRTRFLVSGSYVQELGVETWDRAQSAFPTPFATSCLAGGCSSFTPQGRFILGPAFGFLDMTLNTGVLNDGSTSVPVFDPNDPNGGDFHQFSTADRFNFNGPGFNFLQTPNERFNIYASARHEISDTVRAMMKTTYTNRKSRTKAAPEPLCFGNGCGNRILENIVIDADQIYNPFGVDLSVADGTLEFFGRRPLESGPRIFEQDVNTWFSSLTFDGIFSAAARDFLWDVTASYGDNRGFQQKFNSHNAAKLAVALGDPAVCAATPNCVPFNLFGGQGPDGRGSITQEMLDFVGYTQRDFSEQTLFDVTANLAGELVTLPTGMVGFAAGVEYRDHEGSFQPDPIAARGETAGIPSAPTAGGFDVAEFYGEISVPIETEAAAVDHLEFNLAARYSDYSTFGGESTYKVSGLWRPVRELSFRGSVSTGIRAPGIGELFGGAAREDFTFLDPCVDVFGAIGAANGGRDEAQPQQIIDNCAALGLPPDLVQRNPQLSAISAGNENLIAETSDNYSFGLVYSPTWQRRGALTASLDYYDLTIDDAVQGRDPGDVIIACVNTLDPFFCNAVERTSSGVINLVDNQLQNIGAIEASGVDLGLNYSSQRTSFGVFNAMLMATYLADYVEFTARPDGTFARNERAGTITDETFQRAWPDLRMTSAVEWTLDPWNAGLTFRWVDSMIQASGNELSSTLFTDIRLRYSMPVDGNDLHLTVGVNNVLDEDPATCDSCGVIGMSPVVHDLPGRIGYVRLSLTL
- a CDS encoding LCP family protein; this encodes MDKDHFSRLDPDAAQRLDPPPPEAEEPRRLRALEWLLFAVFGFMFLLGGFALYTSVAPGWNAIPDSLAEGLENDRVNILLLGVGGEEHPGGGKDLADTILVASLRPSTKEAAIISIPRDLYVRIDRYGTHRINRAHQIGQQSGYPGGGPALAMATVEEVTGLPLHAYVRVDFGGFEKIIDSLGGVEIDVEQGFYDYLFDDRFEPGLQTMDGERALRFARYRYIRSELGTNFSREQRQQKVIQAVKEKVREQVSNDPVQMMKLARTLSTHTDTNLSIKQLVNLYRTFGFVSPESIKSVSLEPVTEVFEVRSIAGAGEAVRPKSGDFREIRAVARNVFDQSSPNVELTARRMSNGS
- a CDS encoding phosphodiester glycosidase family protein gives rise to the protein MKFRRFSGYLVVVLLVLGGDLHAQGWEEIKPGISYREYTQPGRAIYVTRIDLTTPTIDLIASAEIDRGLTVDEFAERYDTVVAINGDYFNQQLQPIGPALSSCGAWGNAKAGRTEIVVAIGSERAEIYRPSSREAPLPSWVEDAVAGWPMLVDGCKSLSTSLPGSASFTMAPHPRTAVGLSGDQKLIYFVVADGRREDAPGMTLPQLADFMHEELGVCTAVNLDGGGSSQMVVGDDTVNVPSDGVPRRVANHLAVVPANLDLECEVRQELVAAASAALRGTWERVAALEKKLKAGNATVDERIELARMYLDRSRFWEAKQVADEILSNRDHDLAARISAEAQVELSRLSSDKGESPSDSKEAEAATAVEPIELARSYIERERFWEAREIADEILSAGPNPEAEEVRAAAEAGLKRLSEGKIAEARRAASAPGATLEDRIALADLLFSDGQYGEAIAIYSDVPRQRRDRELRLRHARALAWSGRLDPAEVIYHELLAEQPTPELTLEYARLLSWMGATRAAIGHLRPLYEEAPRDEVAVALANALAWQGKRSEAVALLERHTTQSPSVETQALLAELRASPELRLERIEEAIADEPFNLSLRIARARLLIEAERYSAALEDLEFVDRHSRERHDEVEELMTLASESRRRELESLETEVVAVDPRTVEDPDRLRELARKAAGLSRYDEAIELYEAYLERRPDDTEVRIDYAKVLGWDRRYDQAIREYEAILAKNPERLDLRLEYARLLSWDERYYRAVRELDQLTDISDHPRPYLYTEVPAEARFSLGQIYRWFGWHEHAMEQQQFALGLDGGFEPAATELEMVQRLRPASVYDGRYTRAETASDFVLDRLDFITQQWLSRKTAVEGLVGWHQFRQAGLEAEALSIGVGVRHRLQDQLSARARIGINRYDDDTRWFGSVAGEWLPSLTSRFVAELSHYDLIYDVFTLRSLGDDPLSITDLSLHYDHDTGGRLAYIADASFGNISDDNKRLALHGLVSFELRNDPFVAVKADYRHLQYDFRTNRYWSPSDYHSLAGVVHVGDNVREKFFWDAELKYGRSWQEGDSHDLQSISLRGTVPITEGIDLVAAYTYGRSGRIDEPFASPDLVTYWQRRWYIGFRLRNLFRGDDRDAGRRYYFDEGTLEQDPALPQFGEEG
- a CDS encoding glycosyltransferase — translated: MRTKLQVTLVVVLALLAIVLTVLLFLYPARLGPIFITTLVVTLVAFLLVLMLRHFLLIWFSFREQRELAETENAERYPFVSIIVPAYNEAEVIQRSIGSLLELRYPHYEIIAVDDGSSDDTYARMREFEGNHYGVRVSVFRKENSGKADTLNYGIRRSRAPVVVCMDADSRLGRNSLRYAVEHFADENIGAVAGNVKVANRNNIWTRLQALEYIEGLNIVRKAQAFVRTVNVVPGPIGIFRRRAVEAVGGYDNDTFAEDFDLTVKLLAAGWKVDYEPAAVAYTEAPETLIDIIQQRYRWTRGILQALAKQKRPMFRGSGNFLTTFSLWYMAFEGLIWPVMNIFVNLFFIWIALIYGMTKLIVLWWLLLTVLDVVIAVHAVLMEDEEKSLIPYSIFYRFFYILIIDVCKVFATLEELLGFDMAWGKLARKGRI